The following proteins are co-located in the Enoplosus armatus isolate fEnoArm2 chromosome 8, fEnoArm2.hap1, whole genome shotgun sequence genome:
- the asb14b gene encoding dynein axonemal heavy chain 12, with protein MNTETEDDFYQSEDDLDEDEATQYIIEQSLIQYRKLKGLNPSDLKPSDNPDEIFKAIREGDEDALNRMAVQPEALSRVDERGWIPLHEAAVQEDKRILEIIFSASAPGAAQCRTLKGEMPLFLAVVHGLRENATFLLQNGCSPDLQNDEQDSPLVAAILNDQYDLATLLLRYNASVDQTGPLNRTALHESAFLGLENFVYLLLESGANPNACDIKKKTPLALASQNGHLNVVEILLQKGAHVWCESESGTVLFDAAASGNPDIISLLLDHGADPNIPLYSGHLPIHRVAYHGHILALEHLVPVTKLDAVKESGMSPLHSAAAGGHAHCVETLLKAGYDPNFMLHQRVRRNYDDERRSALFFAVSNNDLQCTRLLLEAGAMANQDPINCLQVALRQGNYELINTLLKSGANVNYYSRVNTTHFPSALQYALKDEVMLRMILNHGYDVKRCFDCPYGDSSHDYAPWTTSVIKDMVFCEVITVSWLQHLSAQVVLIMLDYTDHVSFCTKLKETLYEQKQWREICHIQRNARSLKHLCRLRIREHLSRLRLRAPVFINFLPLPPRLRDYLRYKEFDVYSRGSMVNPS; from the exons atgaacacagagacagaagatgACTTTTATCAATCAGAGGACGACTTGGATGAAGATGAGGCAACGCAATACATAATTGAGCAAAGTCTGATTCAATATAGAAAGCTCAAAGGATTGAATCCAAG TGATCTAAAACCCAGTGACAACCCTGATGAGATTTTCAAAGCGATTAGGGAGG GCGATGAAGATGCACTGAACAGAATGGCAGTGCAACCAGAGGCTCTGTCCAGAGTTGATGAACGAGGATGGATCCCACTGCATGAGGCTGCAGTGCAAGAGGATAAAAGGATCCTCGAGATTATCTTCTCAG CATCAGCCCCAGGTGCAGCCCAGTGTCGTACTCTAAAGGGTGAGATGCCGCTGTTTCTGGCTGTGGTTCATGGACTCAGAGAGAACGCTACGTTCCTGTTACAGAACGGCTGTAGCCCGGATCTCCAGAATGATGAGCAGGATTCTCCATTAGTGGCAG CTATTCTGAATGACCAGTATGACTTGGCCACACTATTGCTTCGCTACAATGCCAGTGTAGACCAAACAGGACCACTGAACAGGACAGCTCTGCACGAGTCCGCCTTTTTAGGCCTGGAGAACTTTGTCTATCTGCTCCTGGAGTCTGGTGCCAACCCGAATGCATGTgacatcaaaaagaaaacaccgCTGGCTCTGGCTTCACAGAACGGACATCTAAACGTAGTGGAGATCCTCTTACAGAAAG GAGCCCATGTGTGGTGTGAATCGGAGTCAGGCACTGTCTTGTTTGATGCAGCAGCATCAGGAAACCCTGACATAATCTCCTTGCTGCTGGACCACGGAGCAGATCCCAACATACCTCTTTACAGTGGACACCTGCCAATTCACCGTGTGGCCTACCATGGACACATACT GGCACTGGAGCACCTCGTCCCAGTGACTAAGCTGGACGCTGTAAAGGAGAGCGGGATGAGTCCTCTCCATTCTGCAGCCGCTGGGGGACATGCCCATTGTGTGGAAACACTGCTCAAAGCTGGCTATGATCCAAACTTCATGCTGCACCAAAGGGTGCGCCGCAACTATGATGACGAGCGCAGGTCTGCCCTCTTCTTCGCTGTGTCCAACAATGATCTTCAGTGCACCCGCTTGCTGCTAGAGGCTGGGGCAATGGCGAACCAGGATCCTATCAACTGTCTGCAGGTGGCTCTTAGACAGGGCAACTATGAGCTGATCAACACGTTGCTGAAGTCTGGGGCAAATGTAAACTACTACTCCCGCGTCAACACCACGCACTTCCCCTCAGCACTGCAGTATGCCTTGAAAGACGAGGTCATGCTGAGAATGATTCTTAACCATGGGTACGATGTTAAGCGTTGCTTTGACTGTCCCTATGGTGACAGTTCCCATGACTACGCTCCATGGACGACCTCAGTCATCAAAGACATGGTG TTCTGTGAGGTGATAACAGTGTCCTGGCTTCAGCACTTGTCTGCACAGGTGGTGCTCATCATGCTCGACTACACCGACCACGTCTCCTTCTGCACCAAACTTAAGGAGACTTTGTATGAGCAGAAACAGTGGCGGGAGATCTGTCACATTCAAA GAAATGCACGGAGCCTGAAGCACCTGTGTCGGTTGCGAATAAGGGAACATCTCAGTCGCCTGCGCTTGAGAGCCCCAGTTTTCATCaacttccttcctcttcctcccagaCTGAGAGACTACCTACGCTACAAGGAGTTTGATGTCTACAGCAGGGGCAGCATGGTTAACCCATCgtga